The Thermotoga sp. Ku-13t DNA segment GATAAACAAAGGTGCAGAGGGTGTGGTGAGTCAGTTTGGAAAGATAGCAGAGCAGATAAACGCTATGGTGAGTCAGATAGAGAGTTTAGCGGCGAGTGCAGAAGAACAAAGTGCAGCAGCGGAAGAGATGAGCAGTGCGATGGACACAGCGACAAAGTCGATCATGATGATAGCACAGCAAATGGAGGAGATGACGAAAGCTGTGAAAGAGCAGGCGAATGCGAGTCAGAATGTGAGCAGTTTGTCTGAAGAGATGTCTTCAATTGCGGAAAGTCTGGTGCAGCAAGTGAGAAGGTTCAAGATCTGAGAACACTCTGAAAAGAAGACGGGCCCCTTCGGGCCCGTTTTTCTTTACCAAGCTATTACACTGAACGGTTCACATACCCAGATACGCTTTCTTTACCAGATCGCTCTCGAGTAGCTCCTTTCCTGTACCGTGCGCGACAATTCTTCCGGTCTGGAGCACGTAGCCTCTGTCGGCTATCTCAAGGGCCTCCTGGACCTTTTGCTCGACCAGAAGGATAGCAACGCCTTTTTCTTTGTTTATCTGCTTCAAGGTATCAAGAACCCTGTCCACCATCACCGGCATGAGACCGAGCGACATCTCATCGACGAGTATCAGTTTTGGCTCAGACATGAGCGCTCTCGCTATAGCAAGCATCTGCTGCTCACCACCTGAAAGTGTCTCTGCTTTCTGGTTTTCTCGTTCCTTCAAACGCGGGAACAGTTCGAAAACCTCGCTCAACAACCTGCTCACTTTCGTTCTGTCGTTCAATGTGTACGCACCCATAAGGAGGTTGTCCTTCACGGACATCTTGCCGAAAACGTGTCTGCCCTCGGGCACGTGCGCTATGCCCAGCCGGACTATTTCGTGGGGTGTGAGTCTGTGTATCGACTTTCCCTGGAACTCTATCTCACCCGATATGGGTTTCAACAATCCAGAGATCGTTCTCAATATCGTGGTCTTCCCAGCCCCGTTTGATCCAACTATCGCAACGAGTTCCGCT contains these protein-coding regions:
- a CDS encoding ABC transporter ATP-binding protein → MLRVKNLTTGYDGVPVVFDVSFEVNEAELVAIVGSNGAGKTTILRTISGLLKPISGEIEFQGKSIHRLTPHEIVRLGIAHVPEGRHVFGKMSVKDNLLMGAYTLNDRTKVSRLLSEVFELFPRLKERENQKAETLSGGEQQMLAIARALMSEPKLILVDEMSLGLMPVMVDRVLDTLKQINKEKGVAILLVEQKVQEALEIADRGYVLQTGRIVAHGTGKELLESDLVKKAYLGM